A single window of Streptomyces cathayae DNA harbors:
- a CDS encoding LysR family transcriptional regulator: MRHLRLFVTVADELHFSRAAERLGMAQPPLSQAIRRLEKELGAELFDRSQRGVRLSAAGAALLEEAHELLAREERLRALARRATDGGLGTLRAGVPPDTTAAVLSALLTACAEHAPGLSVDLQEVTTEEQVRLLSSGGLDVGLVHHPVDATELRLGPEILLDLGIVLPRTSPLVQMPEVTLGDLSGHDLVLFPRAHAPGWYDRILDVCRTEGFVPGRLRHASNPEFLLALVTAGRGVAFDQGPMARKEPRVAWRPLADRPLTLRISGAWPVGRGAHPAARRFAELAADVLARDHTATSRREGLPRLPDEAPRPWSVVYG, encoded by the coding sequence TTGCGCCACCTGCGTCTTTTCGTCACCGTGGCCGACGAGCTGCACTTCAGCCGGGCCGCCGAGCGGCTGGGCATGGCGCAGCCGCCGCTCAGCCAGGCGATACGTCGGCTGGAGAAGGAGCTCGGTGCAGAGCTGTTCGACCGCTCGCAGCGCGGCGTCCGGTTGAGCGCCGCCGGGGCGGCACTGCTGGAGGAGGCCCACGAACTCCTCGCCCGGGAGGAAAGGCTGCGCGCGCTGGCCCGCCGTGCCACCGACGGTGGCCTCGGCACACTCCGCGCGGGCGTACCGCCCGACACCACGGCCGCCGTGCTGTCCGCACTGCTGACCGCCTGCGCGGAGCACGCTCCGGGGCTCTCCGTCGACCTGCAGGAGGTCACCACCGAGGAGCAGGTGCGGCTGCTCTCCTCCGGAGGGCTGGACGTCGGGCTCGTGCACCACCCCGTCGACGCCACCGAACTGCGACTCGGCCCCGAGATCTTGCTGGACCTGGGCATCGTCCTGCCGCGTACCTCGCCGCTGGTTCAGATGCCGGAGGTGACGCTCGGTGACCTCTCGGGCCACGACCTGGTGCTCTTCCCACGGGCACACGCACCCGGCTGGTACGACCGGATCCTCGACGTGTGCCGCACCGAAGGCTTCGTACCCGGCCGCCTTCGGCATGCGTCCAACCCCGAGTTCCTGCTCGCCCTCGTGACAGCGGGCCGCGGAGTCGCCTTCGATCAGGGGCCGATGGCCCGCAAGGAGCCCCGCGTCGCCTGGCGGCCACTGGCCGACCGACCCCTCACCCTGCGCATCAGCGGCGCCTGGCCCGTCGGCCGCGGAGCCCACCCGGCCGCCCGCCGCTTCGCGGAACTCGCGGCCGACGTCCTGGCCCGCGACCACACGGCAACCTCGAGACGCGAGGGCCTCCCGCGCCTCCCGGACGAGGCCCCCCGCCCGTGGTCGGTGGTCTACGGCTAG
- a CDS encoding zf-HC2 domain-containing protein produces the protein MFTASRDCRIIGDLLEGHALNVLDPGETSAVRAHLAACAECRDEHHCLAAVAAHLSCLRRALADGPGRPRASSPSGAAGCGRGSRHRRRRHGAARGAPAASLTLSQWVSRLACVR, from the coding sequence ATGTTCACTGCCTCCCGGGATTGCCGCATCATCGGTGACCTGCTGGAAGGACACGCCCTCAACGTCCTGGACCCCGGGGAGACGAGCGCGGTCCGCGCCCATCTGGCGGCCTGTGCCGAGTGCCGGGACGAGCATCACTGTCTCGCGGCCGTGGCCGCGCACCTGTCCTGTCTTCGCAGGGCCCTGGCGGACGGCCCGGGCCGGCCGCGGGCGTCGTCCCCGTCCGGGGCGGCCGGCTGCGGCCGTGGCTCGCGGCATCGTCGCCGCCGGCACGGTGCGGCCCGAGGGGCTCCGGCCGCTTCGCTCACGCTGTCCCAGTGGGTGAGCCGGCTTGCCTGTGTCAGGTGA
- a CDS encoding AbrB/MazE/SpoVT family DNA-binding domain-containing protein: MAAATFQASVRDKGQLTLPAGVREALGVSPGDEIEFEINDAGVVEVHGLRKIRTDQAWFWTERWQAGEREASEDIAAGRMTRHEDVDDMFAHLDKES; this comes from the coding sequence ATGGCTGCGGCTACATTCCAGGCCAGCGTGCGTGACAAGGGGCAGTTGACGCTGCCCGCAGGCGTGCGCGAGGCGCTGGGGGTCTCCCCGGGTGACGAGATCGAGTTCGAGATCAACGACGCCGGCGTCGTCGAGGTTCACGGACTGAGGAAGATCCGCACCGACCAGGCATGGTTCTGGACGGAGCGGTGGCAGGCCGGTGAGCGCGAGGCCAGCGAGGACATCGCGGCTGGGCGCATGACCCGCCACGAGGACGTGGACGACATGTTCGCGCACCTCGACAAGGAGAGCTGA
- a CDS encoding DUF4232 domain-containing protein has translation MSTRTHRTRVFAAAAAFAAAALTLTACSNGEGVHDEGAAAGSASTSAPTSSPAASGGTSTGAGQTEPAGWVSGDSAGGAVGSSGTTGATGSSGSVGSKDPVSASTPCSSTSTRMTATEVSRPLNHLLLTVTNTGSKNCDLIGYPAVRFGEAQSVPPAFEDSKPQAVVTLAPGESGYAGVLLSAADGSGSHGYTTKSLQVFFNDGAGTARPSLPAKGVYVDDSIGVSYWQSTMADALAW, from the coding sequence ATGTCCACACGCACCCACCGCACCCGTGTGTTCGCCGCCGCCGCCGCGTTCGCGGCCGCCGCGCTGACGCTGACGGCGTGCAGCAACGGAGAGGGCGTCCACGACGAGGGGGCAGCGGCGGGATCCGCATCCACGTCGGCGCCCACGTCCTCGCCCGCGGCGAGCGGGGGAACCTCCACCGGGGCGGGGCAGACCGAACCGGCGGGCTGGGTCTCCGGAGACTCGGCGGGCGGCGCGGTCGGTTCGAGCGGCACCACGGGTGCCACGGGCTCGTCGGGTTCCGTGGGCTCCAAGGACCCGGTGTCCGCCTCGACCCCCTGCTCCAGCACCTCCACCCGGATGACCGCCACGGAGGTCTCCCGCCCCCTGAACCACCTTCTCCTCACGGTCACCAACACCGGTTCGAAGAACTGCGACCTCATCGGCTATCCGGCGGTCCGGTTCGGCGAGGCCCAGTCCGTCCCGCCGGCCTTCGAGGACTCCAAGCCGCAGGCGGTGGTCACGCTGGCCCCCGGCGAGTCGGGCTATGCGGGCGTCCTCCTCTCGGCCGCGGACGGCAGCGGCTCCCACGGCTACACGACCAAGTCCCTCCAGGTCTTCTTCAACGACGGCGCGGGCACCGCCCGCCCGTCACTCCCCGCGAAGGGCGTGTACGTGGACGACTCGATCGGAGTCTCGTACTGGCAGTCGACCATGGCCGACGCCCTGGCCTGGTGA
- a CDS encoding MBL fold metallo-hydrolase, with amino-acid sequence MTQNTHVTDRLDVPSHRGLDRRTVLRGAALGAASPLIPATTATASAGNSGRGRGPAAGSVSFRWLGTAGWRIDVGDRTVLFDPYLTRFPTGLFNGAFDPRTPLRTRPEIVDAHIGRPELVLVSHSHWDHLADVPHIARTTGARVVGTETTYHLLVSLGVDAGQISVVKGGEVLDFGGITVEVVPSLHSRNKKFSYFAPGTLNAPPTTVPSTIADLPEGDTLAFQVTAGVGGPSAFLMGASDFSERAVRGLCPDLAMIAVPSSTVTPLYVPRLLRALDTPGVVVPVHWDNFEVPLSSSPVRDPAMDLDAFLTQVEKVSPAARVVLPDYRTVYDSDMRPAGEQQAGTP; translated from the coding sequence ATGACCCAGAACACACATGTCACGGACAGGTTGGACGTACCCTCCCACCGCGGGCTCGACCGTCGTACGGTGCTGCGCGGTGCCGCGCTCGGCGCGGCCTCCCCGTTGATCCCGGCCACGACCGCCACCGCCTCGGCCGGGAACAGCGGCCGGGGCCGTGGCCCAGCCGCCGGTTCGGTGTCGTTCCGCTGGCTCGGCACCGCCGGCTGGCGTATCGACGTGGGCGACCGGACCGTACTCTTCGATCCGTATCTCACCCGCTTCCCCACGGGCCTGTTCAACGGGGCTTTCGACCCGCGGACCCCCCTGCGGACCCGGCCGGAGATCGTGGACGCGCACATCGGCCGCCCCGAACTCGTCCTGGTCAGCCACTCCCACTGGGACCACCTCGCCGACGTGCCTCACATCGCCAGGACCACCGGCGCCCGCGTGGTCGGCACCGAGACCACGTACCACCTGCTGGTCTCCCTGGGGGTGGACGCGGGACAGATCTCCGTGGTGAAGGGCGGCGAGGTGCTGGACTTCGGGGGGATCACCGTCGAGGTCGTGCCGAGCCTGCACAGCCGCAACAAAAAGTTCTCCTACTTCGCCCCGGGCACGCTGAACGCCCCGCCCACGACGGTCCCGAGCACCATCGCGGACCTGCCCGAGGGCGACACCCTCGCCTTCCAGGTGACCGCCGGGGTCGGCGGCCCGTCGGCGTTCCTCATGGGAGCCAGTGACTTCTCCGAGCGGGCAGTGCGTGGCCTGTGCCCCGACCTCGCGATGATCGCCGTGCCCTCCAGCACGGTCACTCCCCTCTACGTGCCCCGACTGCTGCGTGCGCTGGACACCCCCGGCGTCGTCGTACCCGTCCACTGGGACAACTTCGAAGTGCCTCTGAGTAGTTCACCCGTACGGGACCCGGCGATGGATCTGGACGCGTTTCTCACCCAGGTCGAGAAGGTGTCCCCGGCAGCGCGAGTTGTCCTCCCGGACTACCGGACCGTGTACGACAGCGACATGCGCCCCGCAGGGGAACAGCAGGCCGGTACGCCATGA
- a CDS encoding GntR family transcriptional regulator has product MSEQPPYLRIADELRRRIAEHEWEPGDRLPSRAQIGQEYGVGDNVVRRAQELLISQGVLEGRAGSGTYVAEPRQRVRVVRSSAREQPSGSPFRADMKAVGRQGDWESRTEAKVPAPAEIATRLGIAEGELCVRTTYEFLADGRPVQLSTSWEPYDLTAGTLVVLPEGGPHAGAGVVNRMAAIGITVSHAVEQPEPRQATAEEAPLLGVQKAALVTHIRRTYYSDDGRPVETADIVVPAAHCEIVYEIPINR; this is encoded by the coding sequence ATGTCTGAGCAACCGCCCTATCTCCGCATCGCCGACGAGCTGCGGCGGCGGATCGCAGAACACGAGTGGGAGCCGGGGGACCGACTTCCCTCCCGCGCCCAGATCGGCCAGGAGTACGGCGTCGGCGACAACGTGGTACGCCGGGCACAGGAATTGCTGATCTCCCAAGGTGTGCTGGAGGGCCGCGCCGGTTCCGGCACTTACGTCGCCGAGCCACGGCAGCGCGTACGGGTGGTCCGGTCATCGGCGCGCGAGCAGCCCAGCGGCTCGCCGTTCCGGGCGGACATGAAGGCCGTGGGCAGGCAAGGCGACTGGGAGAGCCGGACCGAGGCCAAGGTCCCGGCGCCGGCGGAGATCGCCACGCGTCTCGGTATCGCCGAAGGCGAGCTGTGCGTGCGGACGACGTACGAGTTCCTGGCGGACGGCAGGCCGGTGCAGCTGTCGACGAGTTGGGAGCCGTACGACCTCACCGCCGGCACTCTCGTCGTTCTGCCCGAGGGAGGCCCGCACGCAGGAGCGGGCGTCGTGAACCGCATGGCCGCGATCGGCATCACGGTCAGCCACGCCGTGGAGCAGCCGGAGCCGAGGCAGGCGACCGCCGAGGAGGCGCCGTTGCTCGGCGTCCAGAAGGCTGCCCTGGTCACGCACATCCGGCGGACGTACTACAGCGACGACGGTCGCCCAGTGGAGACGGCGGACATCGTGGTGCCCGCGGCTCACTGCGAGATCGTCTACGAGATCCCGATCAACCGGTGA
- a CDS encoding CHAT domain-containing protein, whose translation MSARESVVAGFPTAVGTLWKIDSTHANHMTRDFYRRATATDTPSAASALHDRVRQLRRRIPDRPHIWAAYVHAGT comes from the coding sequence ATGTCGGCACGCGAGTCGGTGGTGGCCGGCTTCCCCACCGCGGTCGGCACCCTGTGGAAGATCGACAGCACCCACGCGAACCACATGACCCGCGACTTCTACCGTCGTGCAACAGCCACCGACACCCCCAGCGCCGCCTCCGCCCTGCACGACAGGGTCCGACAACTGCGCCGCCGCATCCCCGACCGCCCGCACATCTGGGCGGCGTATGTCCACGCGGGGACGTAG
- a CDS encoding class A beta-lactamase-related serine hydrolase has protein sequence MIEERIRQVFAGAGAEGQLHVLPLHVRAGAAGEAGAEPGAHEVAVGADAPVVIASIFKVLLALEFARQVVAGQLDPRERVRVTAADRLGGWGTAGCLDDVELSLRDLAHFAMSVSDNTAADLLLARIGLDTVRLLAKELGMERTRIVGGPRDLLESMLAEVGARDEREFAVRYPALPDDRKRRLAVLDPRHTTASTPREITRLLQLIWSNAAGPPEACAFVRDLMGRQVFRHRLVSGFPDDVTVAAKTGTLPGLHMEAGVARYPDGAHYAIAVFARTHDLAASRPTVDTAMGRAAGIAVGYLRESGNSR, from the coding sequence GTGATCGAGGAACGGATCCGGCAGGTCTTCGCCGGTGCGGGCGCCGAAGGGCAGCTGCACGTCCTCCCCCTTCACGTGCGCGCGGGGGCCGCTGGGGAGGCCGGCGCGGAGCCGGGTGCCCATGAAGTCGCCGTGGGCGCCGACGCCCCCGTCGTGATCGCCTCGATCTTCAAGGTGCTGCTGGCACTGGAGTTCGCCCGGCAGGTTGTCGCCGGCCAGCTCGACCCGCGGGAGCGGGTGCGGGTGACCGCGGCCGACCGGCTCGGCGGCTGGGGCACCGCCGGCTGTCTGGACGACGTCGAACTGTCACTGCGCGACCTGGCCCACTTCGCGATGTCGGTCAGCGACAACACGGCGGCCGACCTGTTGCTGGCCCGCATCGGCCTGGACACCGTACGACTGCTCGCGAAGGAACTCGGGATGGAACGGACCCGGATCGTGGGCGGCCCGCGCGACCTGCTGGAGTCGATGCTCGCGGAGGTCGGAGCGCGCGACGAGCGCGAGTTCGCCGTCCGCTACCCCGCCCTGCCGGATGACCGCAAGAGACGGCTGGCCGTACTGGACCCCCGCCACACCACGGCGAGCACACCCCGCGAGATCACCCGGTTGCTCCAGCTCATCTGGAGCAATGCCGCCGGTCCGCCAGAAGCCTGCGCGTTCGTAAGGGACTTGATGGGACGCCAAGTATTCCGGCACCGTCTGGTGTCGGGCTTCCCGGACGACGTCACGGTCGCGGCCAAAACCGGAACCCTGCCGGGGCTGCACATGGAGGCGGGCGTCGCCCGCTACCCCGACGGCGCGCACTACGCGATCGCCGTCTTCGCCCGCACCCACGACCTGGCCGCCTCCCGCCCCACGGTGGACACCGCGATGGGTAGAGCCGCAGGAATCGCGGTCGGCTACCTCCGGGAAAGCGGCAACAGCCGGTGA
- a CDS encoding formylglycine-generating enzyme family protein, with the protein MWAQEIVAGRPAWRHTPSGVVFRAVPGGTFRMGLSDAELDAVRAIERVDGADDDLDAFFTSADRARPVREVRVEPFLIARHPLTVAQVRHWLPEYEDSFAESDSRTARLEDDLDDLLEVLPFRLPSEAEWEYAARAGTTTLTFRGDGRPDEDQVLDDFSDEERTAAAENAFGLAAMGSANEICADVWIPHFTDAPADARSRTGDGPRVVRGGGGDLSPWQGCDEWLLLLSATRDELQDFTAVRPVAPVPTH; encoded by the coding sequence ATGTGGGCTCAAGAGATCGTGGCCGGCCGACCGGCCTGGCGGCACACCCCTTCCGGAGTGGTCTTCCGGGCTGTTCCCGGTGGGACGTTCCGGATGGGCCTGTCCGACGCGGAACTGGACGCGGTTCGTGCCATCGAGCGGGTCGACGGCGCCGATGACGACCTCGACGCGTTCTTCACCAGCGCTGACCGGGCCCGGCCGGTGCGGGAAGTGCGGGTCGAGCCGTTCCTGATCGCCCGGCATCCGCTCACGGTGGCGCAAGTACGGCACTGGCTGCCCGAGTACGAGGACAGCTTCGCCGAATCGGATTCGAGAACGGCCCGGCTTGAGGACGACCTGGACGACCTGCTCGAAGTATTGCCGTTCCGGCTGCCCAGTGAGGCGGAGTGGGAGTACGCGGCCCGGGCAGGTACGACCACCCTGACCTTCCGGGGGGACGGGAGGCCGGACGAGGACCAGGTGCTCGACGACTTCTCCGACGAGGAGCGCACCGCTGCGGCCGAGAACGCCTTCGGGCTGGCGGCGATGGGGTCGGCGAACGAAATCTGCGCCGACGTGTGGATCCCGCATTTCACGGACGCGCCCGCGGACGCACGCTCCCGCACCGGGGACGGCCCGCGGGTGGTGCGCGGAGGCGGCGGCGACCTCTCTCCGTGGCAGGGCTGCGACGAGTGGCTGCTGTTGCTCTCCGCCACCCGCGACGAACTCCAGGACTTCACCGCGGTCCGCCCGGTCGCACCCGTGCCAACCCACTAG
- a CDS encoding helix-turn-helix domain-containing protein, with translation MAGDEFSELLGRLKERSGLSYGVLGKRLHTSASTLHRYVNGDAVPTDYAPVERFARVCKATPEELVELHRRWVLADARRRQKAGGAPAEKEPRARTAAEAGTGAAEAGAATGTGPEGERRSAAKAPVARRRTVVLAGAAAVVSTALMVSLVLSDGGDDPGGKRPVGAASRSVGSGGESPGAPESADAKGRSASPSASHSATPTTSGSASASASASASASAPASRNGAAGAARGGDSEDGATAPTVAVNPYKWEGPCSQHYLIDRKPEQVPPPPGEPDARGWVTALGGVAGGQQMLALTVQGTGRATVVLEELHVRVVEKSAPLAWNDFTMGVGCGGDVETAAFGVDLDAGRPVLSPRAGQRDFPYKVSESDPEVFYVFADARAHHVSWYLELAWSSGDRRGTVRVDDHGNPFRTSGNAGRPAYTHPLGSSEWGRDEENRS, from the coding sequence ATGGCGGGAGACGAATTCTCCGAGCTGTTAGGGCGGTTGAAGGAGCGGTCCGGGCTCAGTTACGGGGTGCTCGGGAAGCGGCTGCACACGAGCGCGTCCACACTTCACCGGTACGTCAACGGGGACGCGGTGCCGACGGACTACGCGCCCGTGGAACGGTTCGCGCGGGTGTGCAAGGCGACGCCCGAGGAACTGGTGGAACTGCATCGGCGGTGGGTACTCGCGGATGCCCGGCGGAGGCAGAAGGCGGGCGGGGCCCCTGCCGAGAAGGAACCGCGGGCACGGACAGCGGCGGAGGCCGGAACCGGGGCAGCGGAGGCCGGAGCGGCGACCGGGACCGGTCCCGAGGGTGAGCGGCGATCCGCGGCGAAGGCTCCCGTGGCGCGGCGGCGTACCGTCGTCCTCGCCGGGGCCGCCGCCGTCGTGTCGACCGCGCTCATGGTGAGTCTCGTGCTCAGCGACGGTGGTGACGACCCGGGCGGGAAGCGGCCGGTGGGAGCTGCCTCCCGGTCCGTCGGCTCCGGCGGCGAAAGCCCCGGCGCCCCCGAGTCGGCCGACGCGAAGGGCCGGTCGGCCTCGCCGTCCGCCTCGCACAGTGCCACTCCCACGACGTCCGGCTCCGCCTCCGCCTCCGCCTCTGCCTCTGCCTCTGCCTCTGCCCCCGCCTCCCGGAACGGTGCGGCCGGGGCGGCCCGGGGCGGCGATTCCGAGGACGGGGCCACCGCGCCGACCGTCGCCGTCAATCCGTACAAGTGGGAAGGGCCGTGCAGCCAGCACTACCTGATCGACCGGAAGCCCGAGCAGGTGCCTCCGCCGCCGGGTGAGCCGGACGCGCGTGGGTGGGTCACCGCGCTGGGCGGGGTCGCCGGCGGGCAGCAGATGCTCGCGCTGACCGTGCAGGGCACCGGGAGGGCCACCGTCGTCCTGGAGGAACTGCACGTGCGGGTGGTGGAGAAGAGCGCGCCCCTCGCCTGGAACGACTTCACGATGGGCGTCGGGTGCGGTGGTGACGTGGAGACGGCGGCCTTCGGGGTGGACCTCGACGCCGGGCGGCCCGTGCTCTCCCCCCGGGCCGGTCAGCGGGACTTCCCGTACAAGGTGAGTGAGTCCGATCCCGAAGTCTTCTACGTCTTCGCGGACGCGCGGGCGCACCACGTGAGCTGGTACCTGGAACTGGCCTGGTCCAGCGGTGACCGGCGGGGCACCGTACGCGTCGACGACCACGGCAACCCCTTCCGGACGAGCGGGAACGCGGGACGGCCCGCGTACACCCATCCGCTCGGTTCCTCCGAGTGGGGGCGGGACGAGGAGAACCGTTCCTAG